TCGTGCGCTTCGCTTCGAAGAAGACACGACCGCCTTCTTCAACCGCTTCGCAATTTGCGATGCACGCGTGGTTGAACCAGCGAGCGCTATTGCCCCCGCGCGCGCCGTCGATAACGCGGCTATCGGCCAGCCCAAAGAGAAACGTATGGCCGTCTTCGGCTCTTTGAGCGCAATAACGCGCCGCCTCACTCCACGACGTGACCATCCCCTTGTATTCGACGATCCTTTCGCGAGCAAACATGGGCCGAAGTGCAAAGACTCCTTTGCCATGGATCGTTGATCGGCGGACAGCAAATCGCTTCATGGTGTTGAGTTCGGAGCAGGAAGGGCAGGCGAGTATAGCGTGCGTCCCGCCCACTTCGATGACGCTGTTTGAGCGGTAATATCTCTGCGGGAACGTGCCGCTTTCTGTTGCGGTACGTGGCTTGCATAGCAGGATGCTGCTTCCGTCGACCATTGTTGAATTCCTCCGAAGCTTACCAGCAGCATCGTCCAGGGACTGCTCAATGGCTCCAGCACGCGGCCCGACCGCATCATCTCTCGATCGATACCGGAAAAAGCGCGATTTCGCGGTCACGCCAGAACCGGGACCTTCCACGGCGCAGCACGCCGCCGCCCCAAGCCTCGCGTTTGTCGTCCAGAAGCATTGGGCCAGTCGGCTGCACTACGATTTCCGGCTCGAACTCGATGGTGTCCTGATGTCGTGGGCCGTACCGAAAGGACCTTGCTATGACCCGAAAGAAAAACGCATGGCGATTCACGTTGAGGATCACCCGGTCGATTATTCGGGCTTCGAGGGCACGATTCCTCGAAAGCAGTATGGCGCCGGCACCGTGATCGTCTGGGATCGCGGCACGTGGGCGCCCGTTGGCGATCCAAAGGCGGGAATGACGGCGGGAAAACTCGTTTTCCGGCTTCACGGTGAAAAACTCGCCGGGATTTGGGAACTGGTTCGCATCGCGAAGCCCGGCGACAAGCAGGAAGCGTGGTTGCTTTTCAAGAAGCGGGACGAATGGGCACGCCCGCTTGCCGAGTACGACGTCATCAAGGCGCTGCCAGACAGCGTTACCGCGAAGCCTCTGGGGTCTGTCGAGGAGAGGGAACCACGCGTCTCCAACTCGCGCGATGAACCCCAGGCGGGAATAGACCTGTCGCTCGCGGTTGATGCTCCGCTTCCCGCAAAACTGGAGCCGCAGCGCGCAACGCTCGCGTCGACGCTACCGTCAGGCGATGACTGGATAACGGAGGCGAAGCTCGATGGATACCGGATGCTCGCGCGTGTCGAAAATGGACGTGCACGTCTTTTTACGAGCAGTGGTCACGACTGGACGAAGAAGCTTGCCACCCTTGCCGCCGAAGTCGAAAAGCTCCGGCTCGCCAGCGGGTGGCTCGATGGTGAAATCGTGATGCTCAAAGAAGGCCTGCCCAGTTTCGGCGCGCTTCAGGAGGCGATCGGCGGCCGGGGCAATGAAGCAATTGTCTATTTTCTCTTCGACGCTCCATATCTCAACGGCAAGGATCTGAGAAGTGTCCCGCTGTGGGCGCGACGGGCTGTCCTTGCCGGACTGGTAGATGAAGCGGGCGAGAGGATCCGCTTCAGCCAGGATTTCGCAGCGCCTGCCGCGCAGGTGTTCGAGGCGGCGGCCAGCCTTGGCCTCGAAGGCCTGATGCTCAAGCGCCGGGATGCACCGTACGAGTCGGCTCGCACGCAGTCGTGGCTGAAGGCGAAGTGCCGGCTGCGGCAGGAGCTGGTCATCTGCGGCTTTACCGCGCGTGGGGGGAGGGATGGGGAGATCGGCAGTCTGCTCCTTGGCTACTATGAGCGTGGCAAGCTTCACGGCGCGGGAAGCGTCGGCACCGGCTGGGATGCGTGCACGGCGCGAGAGCTGTGGACGCGCCTCGCGCCGCTCGAGGTCGATTCGAAGCCTTATGACGTGGGCGAACCGAAGGCGAGCCGCTGGTCACGGCGCGCGGCCGGCAGCGAGCGCTGGGTGCGCCCGGAACTGGTCGCCGAAGTCGAGTTCGCGGAATGGACAACGGAGGGCGTTGTGCGACAGGCGTCGTTCAAGGGCCTGCGTACAGACAAACCGGCGCGCCGCGTCGTTCGCGAGGGCGGCGAGGCGGTAACCGCAGCTCCGATCTCGAAGGTGAAGGTTACTCATCCGGATCG
The sequence above is a segment of the Paraburkholderia acidisoli genome. Coding sequences within it:
- a CDS encoding SET domain-containing protein, with the protein product MVDGSSILLCKPRTATESGTFPQRYYRSNSVIEVGGTHAILACPSCSELNTMKRFAVRRSTIHGKGVFALRPMFARERIVEYKGMVTSWSEAARYCAQRAEDGHTFLFGLADSRVIDGARGGNSARWFNHACIANCEAVEEGGRVFFEAKRTIRPGEELFIDYALELPKPWSRKTLAGYRCHCGAKRCRGTMLGVSS
- the ligD gene encoding DNA ligase D, translating into MAPARGPTASSLDRYRKKRDFAVTPEPGPSTAQHAAAPSLAFVVQKHWASRLHYDFRLELDGVLMSWAVPKGPCYDPKEKRMAIHVEDHPVDYSGFEGTIPRKQYGAGTVIVWDRGTWAPVGDPKAGMTAGKLVFRLHGEKLAGIWELVRIAKPGDKQEAWLLFKKRDEWARPLAEYDVIKALPDSVTAKPLGSVEEREPRVSNSRDEPQAGIDLSLAVDAPLPAKLEPQRATLASTLPSGDDWITEAKLDGYRMLARVENGRARLFTSSGHDWTKKLATLAAEVEKLRLASGWLDGEIVMLKEGLPSFGALQEAIGGRGNEAIVYFLFDAPYLNGKDLRSVPLWARRAVLAGLVDEAGERIRFSQDFAAPAAQVFEAAASLGLEGLMLKRRDAPYESARTQSWLKAKCRLRQELVICGFTARGGRDGEIGSLLLGYYERGKLHGAGSVGTGWDACTARELWTRLAPLEVDSKPYDVGEPKASRWSRRAAGSERWVRPELVAEVEFAEWTTEGVVRQASFKGLRTDKPARRVVREGGEAVTAAPISKVKVTHPDRVVDRASGVTKIDLVRYYESVAAWILPHLRDRPIAMVRAPTGINGELFFQKHAERTGMPGLTAHDRKLWPGHPALLTIDTAEALLAAAQMNAVEFHTWNSTVRRLGKPDRVVFDLDPGEGVKWGQIQEAAVLVHVLLQELGLEAWLKTSGGKGLHVVVPLAPRLDYEAVKAFSRAFVRHLAKTIPERFSPTSGPGNRIGKVYVDYLRNGMAQTTVAAFSARARPGMGVSIPISWDALPDLKGGAQWTVQTAREYLSFQKQDPWAQYWTTGHSLAAAIKRLK